The Hyperthermus butylicus DSM 5456 genome includes a region encoding these proteins:
- a CDS encoding phosphoribosyltransferase, whose amino-acid sequence MEGLTGIPHPQPTRFKPVSWREVEEGCAHIAEKILATNLNVDVIVGILRGGWIPARLLSDYLGVDTMGALEVKFYRGVGETAEKPVITQPLIVNVRDKVVLVVDDVSDTGKTLTVAVNFLMHYGPRKIVTATLYVKPWSMYRPDFYHSETDAWIIFPWDKAETVVELVAKRGLSIEEVSKITGESIDFIRRIFETRNKASTTSSRAGQD is encoded by the coding sequence ATGGAGGGTTTGACGGGTATACCACATCCACAGCCGACGAGGTTTAAGCCTGTATCATGGCGTGAAGTTGAGGAGGGCTGCGCCCACATAGCCGAGAAGATTCTCGCTACGAACCTTAATGTAGATGTGATCGTCGGCATCCTGCGGGGCGGCTGGATACCGGCAAGACTCCTCTCTGACTACCTAGGCGTAGACACTATGGGCGCACTCGAGGTAAAGTTCTACCGGGGTGTTGGCGAGACAGCAGAGAAACCTGTTATAACACAGCCGCTCATAGTGAATGTTAGGGATAAGGTTGTACTTGTAGTTGACGATGTCTCCGATACCGGTAAGACGCTTACCGTGGCAGTGAACTTCCTAATGCACTATGGCCCGAGAAAGATAGTAACTGCTACACTCTATGTTAAACCGTGGTCCATGTATAGGCCAGACTTCTACCACAGCGAGACTGATGCATGGATAATATTCCCCTGGGATAAGGCTGAAACTGTTGTAGAGCTTGTAGCAAAACGTGGACTCAGCATAGAAGAGGTCTCAAAAATTACGGGTGAAAGCATTGACTTCATTAGAAGAATCTTTGAGACAAGGAATAAGGCTTCAACAACTAGTTCCAGGGCTGGGCAGGATTAG
- the cgi121 gene encoding KEOPS complex subunit Cgi121: MRQGIRLQQLVPGLGRISLLLLCTRTDEELEKLADSLEADRKCIVGIIPVSLASRHSLKEVLAATIAVYAAYARGKNIARKPGIDVLLYLAGERNISKVLQNYPLRYGEPTVLAVACKNPESLDLLARKAKPATSCSLRRETEPLMLAKIAVFPVEAKVYKLQA, encoded by the coding sequence TTGAGACAAGGAATAAGGCTTCAACAACTAGTTCCAGGGCTGGGCAGGATTAGCCTCCTACTACTCTGCACGAGGACAGATGAGGAGCTAGAGAAGCTTGCAGACAGCCTTGAAGCTGATCGCAAATGTATAGTGGGCATTATACCCGTATCGCTGGCCTCAAGACATTCTCTTAAAGAGGTATTAGCCGCGACCATCGCCGTCTACGCCGCCTACGCTAGGGGCAAGAACATTGCGCGAAAGCCCGGCATAGACGTACTCCTATATCTTGCAGGAGAGAGAAATATCTCAAAGGTGCTTCAAAACTATCCATTACGCTACGGCGAGCCAACAGTTCTTGCAGTAGCCTGCAAGAATCCGGAAAGCTTGGATCTGCTTGCCAGGAAAGCTAAGCCAGCTACCAGCTGCAGCTTACGCAGAGAAACCGAACCGTTAATGCTTGCAAAAATAGCCGTCTTTCCTGTCGAGGCCAAAGTCTACAAGCTCCAGGCCTAG
- a CDS encoding ribosome biogenesis/translation initiation ATPase RLI — translation MARIAVIDYELCKPSKCHRECIAFCPVNLTGGKAIEFDEARRKPVIYEETCVGCGICVKKCPFKAISIVNLPDELEKSVIHRYGRNGFKLYGLPVPREGRILGIIGKNGTGKSTALRILSGELRPNLGQVDGTTPSWDEVIRRFRGTELQNYFKKLAEGSIKAAHKIQYIDLVPRRVKGTVRQLLEKADERGIWRELVKELGLEKVLDRDIRQLSGGELQRFMVAAVLSKDATLYLFDEPSSYLDVRERVRVARTIRSYAPNNSYLVVVEHDIAMLDYLSDYVVIMYGEPGVYGIASKPYGVRAGINHFLRGYLPAENMRIRSEPIRYTITATPSETTLSLKTYISWSKLTVSLNGFQLRVEEGELHEGEVLGVVGPNGIGKTTFVRVLAGELKPTEGSVSKPAGTLKVSYKPQYVSPSLFGEDKTVEEVLAEANKSVLAPGSWLNVEILRRMRLDRLLDRRVGELSGGELQKLAVAVALAREADIYLLDEPSAYLDVEERLAVAKIIKRLTEARGAAAIVVEHDIAVQDYIASRIMVFTGTPGVEGHAHQPASLFDGMNTFLKELGITIRKDPETGRPRINKEGSFLDRLQKRLGKYYYIPRPGEEEKEGEE, via the coding sequence GTGGCAAGAATAGCTGTTATCGACTATGAACTCTGCAAGCCCAGTAAGTGCCACCGCGAGTGCATAGCATTCTGCCCTGTAAACCTGACAGGCGGCAAGGCGATAGAGTTCGACGAGGCTAGGAGGAAGCCGGTGATCTACGAGGAGACTTGCGTTGGCTGCGGTATATGTGTTAAGAAGTGCCCGTTTAAGGCTATAAGCATTGTTAACCTTCCCGACGAGCTTGAGAAAAGCGTCATCCACCGCTATGGTAGGAACGGGTTTAAGCTCTATGGGCTCCCCGTACCACGTGAGGGTAGGATACTTGGCATCATAGGTAAGAATGGTACTGGCAAGTCTACAGCACTACGCATCCTCTCGGGCGAGCTTAGGCCAAACCTCGGCCAGGTGGATGGAACCACACCCTCCTGGGATGAGGTTATCCGGAGGTTTAGAGGGACAGAGCTTCAAAACTACTTTAAGAAGCTAGCCGAGGGCTCAATAAAGGCAGCCCACAAGATACAGTATATAGACCTTGTACCCCGTCGGGTTAAGGGTACCGTGCGACAGCTACTAGAAAAGGCCGACGAGAGAGGGATATGGCGGGAGCTGGTAAAAGAGCTTGGACTCGAGAAGGTTCTGGACCGAGATATTAGGCAGCTTAGTGGTGGAGAGCTACAACGCTTCATGGTTGCAGCCGTGCTGAGCAAGGATGCAACCCTCTACCTCTTCGACGAGCCAAGCAGCTATCTTGATGTTAGGGAGAGGGTTAGGGTTGCCAGGACAATAAGGAGCTACGCGCCGAACAACAGCTATCTAGTCGTCGTAGAACACGACATCGCCATGCTCGACTACCTCTCAGATTACGTCGTAATCATGTATGGTGAACCCGGCGTATACGGCATAGCCTCAAAACCCTACGGCGTCCGAGCCGGCATAAACCACTTCCTAAGGGGCTACCTTCCAGCCGAAAACATGAGAATTAGAAGCGAACCAATAAGATACACCATAACAGCCACACCGAGCGAGACCACACTCAGCTTGAAAACATACATCTCCTGGTCCAAGCTAACAGTAAGCCTCAACGGCTTCCAGCTAAGGGTTGAGGAGGGAGAGCTACACGAGGGAGAAGTGCTAGGCGTAGTAGGACCAAACGGTATAGGTAAAACAACCTTTGTACGTGTACTGGCAGGAGAGCTCAAACCAACGGAGGGTAGTGTTTCAAAGCCTGCCGGAACCCTAAAGGTTAGCTACAAGCCACAGTATGTTAGCCCAAGCCTATTCGGCGAGGATAAAACCGTTGAGGAAGTGCTCGCCGAGGCCAACAAGTCTGTGCTAGCACCCGGCTCCTGGCTCAACGTGGAGATACTTAGAAGGATGAGACTCGACCGCCTCCTCGATCGCCGTGTAGGCGAGCTAAGCGGTGGAGAGCTTCAGAAGCTAGCAGTAGCAGTCGCACTAGCAAGAGAAGCTGACATCTACCTCCTTGACGAACCCTCAGCATACCTCGACGTGGAGGAGAGGCTAGCAGTAGCAAAGATCATTAAGAGGCTAACCGAAGCACGCGGTGCAGCAGCAATAGTTGTGGAGCACGACATAGCGGTACAAGACTACATTGCAAGCCGGATAATGGTGTTCACCGGTACTCCCGGCGTTGAAGGTCATGCACACCAACCAGCCTCGCTCTTCGATGGCATGAACACCTTTCTGAAAGAGCTAGGCATAACGATAAGGAAGGATCCTGAAACAGGTAGGCCGAGGATAAACAAGGAGGGAAGCTTCCTTGACAGGCTGCAGAAGAGATTAGGCAAGTACTACTACATACCTAGGCCAGGCGAGGAAGAGAAAGAGGGAGAGGAATGA
- the fbp gene encoding fructose-1,6-bisphosphate aldolase/phosphatase → MGEERRVTISVIKADIGSIAGHHKVHPDTIAAATRVLAEAKRKGTIIDFYVTHVGDDLQLIMTHRKGVDSPEIHGLAWEAFKKAAEVAKELGLYAAGQDLLSDAFSGNVRGLGPGVAEMEFVERPSEPIVVFMADKTEPGAFNLPLYRIFADPFNTAGLVIDPRMHDGFKFEVLDVLEGKYVVLNAPEELYDLLALIGTPSRYVIKRIYRKRDNEIAAVVSVERLNLIAGRYVGKDDPVAIVRAQSGFPAVGEILEPFSFPHLVAGWMRGSHWGPLMPVSLRDAKCTRFDGPPRIVALGFQVTKGKLIGPVDLFDDPAFDEARRLAQQIADYMRRHGPFMPHRLGPEEMEYTTLPQVLEKLKNRFAEAKDYEKYIKPKIKKSELLTGEETHD, encoded by the coding sequence GTGGGCGAGGAGCGTCGTGTAACTATAAGTGTTATCAAGGCTGATATAGGCAGCATTGCCGGTCACCATAAGGTACACCCTGACACTATTGCTGCTGCCACTCGCGTCCTCGCTGAGGCTAAGCGTAAGGGAACCATTATAGACTTCTACGTAACCCATGTGGGCGACGATCTACAGCTAATCATGACACATAGAAAGGGTGTTGATAGTCCTGAAATCCATGGCCTGGCGTGGGAGGCTTTCAAGAAGGCTGCGGAGGTAGCTAAGGAGCTAGGCCTTTATGCTGCTGGCCAGGACCTGCTAAGTGACGCCTTTTCAGGCAATGTTAGGGGGCTAGGTCCCGGCGTTGCCGAGATGGAGTTTGTTGAGAGGCCAAGTGAACCAATAGTGGTGTTCATGGCTGATAAGACCGAGCCTGGCGCTTTCAACCTTCCGCTATACAGAATATTTGCTGATCCATTCAATACTGCTGGCCTCGTAATAGACCCCAGGATGCATGATGGCTTTAAGTTCGAGGTCCTCGACGTTTTAGAGGGCAAGTATGTAGTGCTAAATGCGCCCGAGGAGCTCTACGACCTACTAGCACTCATAGGTACACCTAGCCGTTATGTGATAAAGAGGATCTACAGGAAGAGAGACAACGAGATAGCAGCTGTGGTCAGTGTTGAAAGGCTTAACTTGATAGCAGGAAGGTACGTGGGTAAGGACGATCCAGTAGCAATCGTTAGGGCGCAGAGCGGTTTCCCGGCTGTCGGCGAGATACTGGAGCCTTTCAGCTTTCCACACCTAGTTGCGGGCTGGATGAGGGGTAGCCACTGGGGCCCACTAATGCCTGTAAGCCTGCGCGACGCCAAGTGTACAAGGTTCGATGGTCCGCCGAGAATCGTAGCGCTAGGCTTCCAGGTAACCAAGGGCAAGCTCATAGGTCCTGTAGACCTATTCGACGACCCGGCATTCGACGAGGCTAGGAGGCTCGCACAGCAGATAGCAGACTACATGAGACGCCACGGCCCATTCATGCCGCACAGGCTAGGCCCAGAGGAGATGGAATACACGACATTGCCACAAGTACTGGAGAAGCTTAAGAACAGATTTGCCGAGGCTAAGGACTACGAGAAGTACATCAAGCCCAAGATTAAGAAAAGCGAACTACTCACGGGCGAGGAGACCCACGACTAA
- a CDS encoding carboxymuconolactone decarboxylase family protein, whose protein sequence is MVLHVREALRSGAKPEEVREAGWVAVLMCGGPCFAYLKVLEEALDSLAKS, encoded by the coding sequence ATAGTACTCCATGTACGTGAAGCTCTACGTTCTGGCGCAAAACCTGAAGAGGTACGTGAGGCGGGCTGGGTTGCTGTGCTAATGTGCGGCGGCCCCTGCTTTGCGTACCTCAAAGTGTTAGAGGAGGCTCTGGACAGCCTAGCCAAGAGCTAG
- the hisC gene encoding histidinol-phosphate transaminase codes for MTVRIKQWLENVGGGGKSYRDYSGVIARLDLNEPPFPPSTRVIEAVKAEVFNVNRYPEPGLIRRLVERLAEYSDVDVDNLVIGTGADLILQQTFNTVVEPGSLVVYPYPAFFVYDKIIGLLGGKPARIDLVDDGDVWKLPLEKLVSALESNDVRLVVIDNPNNPTGSLLLADTAAARRILDAASAIGALVVIDEAYYEFSGVTFAKLVDSYDNLVVVRTMSKAFALAGMRIGYAIASRKIAGILRKLLPPFPPRLSIVAALAALDDIGYSRKLVEWVKHEREWLRIELASIPGVKVYRSTTNFLLVQTPVENVVAKLSEKGVAVRSVPLGSEWMRISVGLHEENQAALEALRGLVVGDTRQASQA; via the coding sequence GTGACCGTTAGGATTAAACAGTGGCTTGAAAATGTTGGCGGTGGAGGGAAAAGCTACCGAGACTATAGTGGTGTTATAGCTAGGCTTGATCTCAACGAGCCCCCATTCCCGCCTTCGACACGAGTAATAGAAGCTGTAAAGGCTGAAGTTTTTAATGTCAATCGCTACCCGGAGCCAGGACTCATACGTAGGCTTGTAGAGCGCCTTGCTGAGTATAGCGATGTAGACGTTGACAACTTGGTCATTGGGACGGGTGCAGATTTGATTCTTCAGCAAACGTTTAATACTGTTGTTGAGCCTGGTTCCCTCGTGGTATATCCATATCCAGCATTCTTTGTCTATGACAAGATTATAGGTTTGCTTGGCGGTAAACCAGCTCGTATAGACCTCGTAGATGATGGTGATGTCTGGAAGCTCCCGCTAGAAAAGCTTGTCTCAGCGCTAGAGAGTAATGATGTACGTCTAGTCGTCATAGATAATCCGAATAATCCAACAGGCTCCCTACTCCTAGCCGATACTGCTGCGGCAAGGAGGATTCTTGATGCGGCCTCGGCTATTGGCGCCCTTGTAGTCATAGACGAGGCTTACTATGAGTTCTCCGGGGTTACATTTGCAAAGCTTGTGGATAGCTATGATAACCTCGTCGTAGTACGGACTATGAGCAAGGCCTTTGCCTTAGCTGGTATGAGGATAGGCTATGCGATAGCATCCCGTAAGATAGCTGGGATTCTCAGAAAACTGCTTCCGCCATTCCCTCCGAGACTTAGCATAGTAGCAGCACTAGCAGCCCTCGATGACATAGGGTATAGTAGGAAGCTAGTCGAGTGGGTTAAGCATGAGAGGGAATGGTTAAGGATCGAGCTAGCATCTATACCAGGTGTAAAGGTGTATCGTAGCACTACAAATTTCCTACTAGTACAGACTCCCGTGGAGAATGTTGTGGCAAAGCTGTCGGAGAAGGGTGTGGCTGTGCGCTCGGTACCGCTAGGCTCCGAGTGGATGAGGATCTCCGTCGGCTTACATGAGGAGAACCAGGCGGCGCTAGAGGCTCTCCGTGGTCTTGTTGTAGGAGATACAAGGCAAGCCAGTCAAGCTTGA
- a CDS encoding YbhB/YbcL family Raf kinase inhibitor-like protein — MILFRRKHRDYLVRVGAEFSLLSPAFGDGERIPVKYTCDGDDVSPPLEWSGQPGSAASYLLIVYDPDAPLGTFIHWVLYDIPGQVTALPEGVPRDPVIEGLGIQGRNDFGGIGYGGPCPPSGDKPHRYIFALHALSVESLELKPGATAAEVLERARQYVVGYAVLVGTYSR; from the coding sequence ATGATATTGTTTCGTAGAAAACATAGAGACTACCTAGTGCGTGTCGGCGCAGAGTTTAGCCTATTGTCTCCTGCCTTCGGCGATGGGGAGAGGATACCGGTAAAGTATACCTGCGATGGTGACGATGTCTCGCCTCCGCTTGAGTGGAGCGGGCAGCCAGGCTCGGCTGCAAGCTACCTACTCATAGTCTATGATCCCGACGCGCCGCTAGGCACGTTCATACACTGGGTGCTCTACGATATACCCGGCCAAGTAACAGCTCTGCCTGAAGGAGTGCCCAGGGATCCCGTAATTGAGGGTCTAGGTATTCAGGGACGGAACGATTTCGGGGGCATCGGCTACGGTGGACCCTGTCCTCCATCTGGCGATAAGCCGCACCGATACATCTTCGCGCTCCATGCACTTAGTGTAGAAAGTCTTGAATTAAAACCAGGTGCGACGGCTGCGGAGGTTCTTGAGCGTGCACGACAATACGTTGTAGGTTATGCGGTACTTGTCGGAACGTATTCCAGATAG
- a CDS encoding phosphoribosyltransferase gives MAGETCTPRAYEPSGDRVVYCSELSWKQPVFRDRIHAGEVLAEFIHAIGVRTDYVFGLAAGGVPVAATTACKLGVAFDAIVVKKITFPWTSEAGFGAVALDGTLLYDEDVAGRLGYSKEDVKIIARKLSNYIEERTRRIRGSTNYPSLNGMTVLLVDDGIATGYTMAVGVQFLRKLGASRVIAAAPTGSIDGSLMVSKYTELVAVANLRSGPYFAVADAYLEWHDVSDDEAQYYYRVGLECQRQGSS, from the coding sequence TTGGCCGGAGAGACTTGCACACCAAGAGCCTACGAGCCCAGCGGAGACCGTGTCGTCTACTGCTCAGAGCTTAGCTGGAAACAGCCAGTATTCCGGGATCGCATCCATGCTGGCGAGGTGCTAGCAGAGTTTATCCATGCTATCGGGGTAAGGACAGACTACGTCTTTGGACTTGCTGCTGGAGGGGTACCCGTCGCGGCAACTACTGCATGCAAACTCGGGGTAGCCTTTGACGCTATAGTCGTGAAGAAGATAACTTTCCCTTGGACAAGCGAGGCCGGCTTCGGCGCTGTAGCTCTCGACGGCACATTGCTCTACGACGAGGATGTTGCCGGGAGGCTAGGCTACAGCAAGGAGGATGTCAAAATCATTGCCCGAAAGCTGAGTAACTATATAGAGGAGCGCACTAGGCGTATACGAGGATCAACAAACTACCCAAGCCTCAACGGCATGACGGTATTACTCGTGGACGATGGGATCGCTACTGGCTATACTATGGCTGTTGGCGTACAGTTTTTGCGTAAGCTCGGCGCCTCTAGAGTAATTGCCGCTGCACCAACCGGCAGCATTGATGGCTCGCTAATGGTTTCAAAGTATACTGAACTGGTAGCTGTTGCCAACCTACGTAGCGGCCCCTACTTCGCCGTAGCTGACGCCTACCTGGAATGGCACGATGTAAGCGATGATGAGGCCCAATACTATTATAGGGTTGGGCTAGAGTGCCAAAGACAGGGTAGCAGTTAG
- the amrS gene encoding AmmeMemoRadiSam system radical SAM enzyme, producing MEISVNRHGKGDEELLHKPHVREAMLWEPLRDRPGYVRCSLCARRCIIAPGRYGVCGVRKNINGKLYTLVYGLLTAMNIDPIEKKPLYHFEPGSGVLSISTVGCNFFCQFCQNWEISQSRLERGLYGHYVPPDEVVRKALDFGAEGIAYTYNEPTIFFEYMYDVARLAKKHNLYNVMVTNGYITPEAIRMIGPYMDGATVDFKGSGNPEFYRKFMAVPDPSPIYDALLEMKKQGWWIEITNLVVPKYGDREEDLRRLARWIVENLGPDIPFHLLRFHPDYRLLNLPPTPVETLEKLAKIAKEEGLHYVYIGNVWGHPLENTYCPKCNYAVVERRGFTIIAWRLTKDNQCPKCGHRIAIRGKFHGGGGVILPLMVY from the coding sequence ATGGAAATAAGCGTTAACAGGCATGGGAAAGGCGATGAAGAGCTACTCCATAAACCCCATGTAAGGGAAGCAATGCTATGGGAACCCCTAAGGGATAGACCTGGCTATGTACGCTGCAGCCTCTGTGCTCGCCGTTGCATCATAGCTCCGGGCCGCTACGGCGTCTGCGGGGTAAGGAAGAATATTAACGGGAAGCTTTACACGCTCGTCTACGGCTTGCTAACAGCAATGAATATTGATCCTATTGAGAAGAAGCCGCTCTACCACTTCGAGCCCGGCAGTGGAGTACTATCAATAAGCACTGTCGGCTGCAACTTCTTCTGCCAGTTCTGCCAGAACTGGGAGATAAGCCAGTCAAGGCTAGAGCGGGGCCTCTACGGTCACTACGTGCCGCCAGATGAGGTTGTGAGGAAAGCCCTAGATTTCGGGGCAGAGGGCATAGCCTACACCTATAACGAGCCAACAATATTCTTCGAGTACATGTACGACGTGGCTAGGCTTGCAAAGAAGCATAACCTCTACAACGTAATGGTTACCAATGGCTACATTACACCCGAGGCCATAAGGATGATAGGCCCCTACATGGACGGAGCGACCGTCGACTTTAAGGGCAGTGGAAACCCAGAGTTCTACCGCAAGTTCATGGCTGTACCCGACCCATCCCCAATCTACGACGCATTGCTGGAGATGAAGAAGCAAGGATGGTGGATAGAGATAACAAACCTGGTAGTCCCCAAGTATGGCGATAGGGAGGAGGATCTTCGGAGGCTTGCGAGATGGATAGTCGAGAATCTCGGGCCAGACATACCATTCCACCTGCTACGATTCCACCCAGACTACAGACTACTCAACCTACCACCAACACCGGTTGAGACCCTAGAAAAGTTGGCAAAGATAGCCAAGGAGGAGGGCTTACACTACGTCTACATAGGCAACGTGTGGGGTCATCCCCTAGAGAACACGTATTGCCCCAAGTGCAATTATGCCGTGGTAGAGAGAAGAGGCTTCACCATAATAGCATGGCGTCTCACAAAGGACAATCAGTGCCCAAAGTGCGGTCACCGAATAGCGATACGAGGAAAATTCCATGGTGGTGGAGGTGTAATACTACCACTAATGGTGTACTAG